The sequence below is a genomic window from Silene latifolia isolate original U9 population chromosome 7, ASM4854445v1, whole genome shotgun sequence.
ATTTTTTTTATTCCTTCTTGATGATTACAATACATTGTATCAGGTATGAGACTTCTGCTCATTTATGGCTGGTGCTGGAATACTGTGTCGGAGGAGACCTTATGAGCTTACTGAGGCAGGTTGTGTTTCTACTTCGACTCATGACATTTCTAAAACAAGTTCTATTTATTTGCCTCTCAAAATGACAATGGTAGTGTTGGAAATTTGGTCTTGTCTTGCACTTTGTTGTTACTTGTAGGTGTTGTTCTCAAAGAGTACATGTAGGTACTATATTCCTTCTTGTATTTTGGTGAGAAGGCCTGTTCAGGAGTATGCTCTATTTTTTTCAATGAACTTTGAATTCCACACAGTAGTCCAGTGTCAATGAGTTGCTATTTGCTAACCCGCCTTGGCCAAGAAGCAGTGTCAATGTAGTACTGAGATATCTGCATGGCTGTATTGACCGGGATGAAGGATCGACTTAGTGATTTTTAATGCCTTGTCTCTTGGCTATTGATAACGAGTCTTACTGAAAAGCTATGACCGCTTTCCTTTCTTCGGCAGTTTTTGGTCCCTTTGTTGTCTTGGGTGGCCTTACAATAATTTCCTGGATAATGAAGGTTAGGTTGGACATGTATATCAGTATCTGATATTACGTGACCACTTATTTGGTTGTGATTCACGTAATGTTGAGTTGGGGAGGAGTATAATGTTGTTTACCTTCTGATGTTATTTCCCTTTCATGTAATTGGATTCCTTAAAAGGCTAAACAGTTATATCAAGGTTTTGAGTTGGTTGAGATACTGACTTGATGATCTGTCATTAATAGAGCTTTGCCCTGCATATACATTCTGTAGTGCAGCTTGGCAAGCTCAATATTAAGAAGGTTTTGAATAAAGTCAAGTTTGACATGCTCTTAATTAACTCATGCAGTTATGCTCAACATTTTATTTATGAGAATATATGCTCAACTTGGTTATGTCTTGCTGTACCAATTACTTCGTGTTGGGGTTTCAGGATGTCCAACTTCCAGAAGATTCAATACATGATCTTGCATGTGATATTGTCGAGCTTTCTTTGTAAGGATGTTATTCTGTCTAGATATTCCCTTTTTTCTGTTGCTTGTCACTATGTTATGAGATTTAGCATGAAATTTGCTCGTCCAAAGATTAATATTGCGGTCTGCTTTGAATCGCAGTTTCCTACATTCTAAAGGAATTATATAATGTGATCTGAAACCTTCCAACATCCTTTTGGATGAGAATGGACATACAAAGGTGCTTTAGATAGATATTTTGTAAATCGCTAAATTCTTGTGCGATTGTATGCATTAGTTAACTGACATGGTTCTGATTCTTGTGTTGTTCAGCTTTGTGATTTTGGATTGGCCAGAAAGTTGAGTGATTTGGCTAAAACCCCTTCATCATCGGTATGTTACTATGTTCTCTTTTCTTAATTTAAACACATCAAGTGTTACTATCTTCTCTCTTTATAATTAGCTCCACTTCTGTTCTTTTTATGGCTGATTGGTTTAGCTACCGCAATCAAAGCGTGGAACACCTTTTTATATGGCACCAGAGCTTTTTCAAGATGGAGGTGTCCATTCTTACGCATCTGATTTGTGGGCGCTTGGGTGTGTCTTATATGAGTGTTATGCTGGAAAGCCACCATTTATGGGAAGAGAATTTACTCAGCTAGTAAAATCCATTCTCTCAGATCCAACCCCGCCTCTTCCAGGAAACCCAAGCAGGGccttttgttggaatatgtgtcctccgacaataatgcgatcacgactgttgatcatgatgatcacatgtttaagtctcattaaaatgaatacaattgggaagtaattttgttactgtcaactggtcaacatatatcggtaatgattggcttactagagtttgacattcttgtcgtgtgacggtggtgatcgattgacccctaggtcatacctaaagggcaaccctcttaattgattatttaattaatcgtataatgttacgagttaattaaattacttgaaaattgacggacgattttggaagtaaaatttacgtatcatattgaaatgtgattaaataagatacggtctgagtaattaaattgtataattactcggatgaaataaattgtttaatgtaacaattaaatttgaatgaattgttataaatacaatatgttgtaatttataattggtaaaatttttggcacaagtaattatgaaattactaagtcgatttttgtatgtgacgtatttttattaatacgttgatttttaatatgttaaaaatacataacaaatatatgtgacatatgacatgtaacatatagacaattgacaaaaataatatggattccatattaccaaatgggccgaaaaatagagggacttgagctaattatatgttgtttataattagtgggaaaacacaatgattaaaggcaaccctagccttgcatacctattgttccttgtgaagaacaatttcttcatgcattggctccctttatgtcctctcttacacggttttggagaAGAACaattcatcattgtttttcttataattttacctaataatactctaaaatgttttagattatatttattcattcaactcatccaaaatataagttttctagagaaataaaatcctctctttatctctcatcaaaaccgaaaatacttaagtgtttataaatatttttggttcaattttctactataattaatattataactagtatttataatattgatttaattaagaggagccttgggtataaagcatagggagagatcttacacttagatcttcattcttccattggaataagctcaagaacaaaagagaaaggggatctcttttgtgcccaaatatccgaaattaaatatgtaaggacataatttctcctctattcattttattgtttgcatgcataagttccgttattaattttatgacaaattattagacatataagagtatgttaaatatgtatatgaatatacatttccttcaatcggtatcatgagccacggttgtttgcatgcaaattggttaaaagtttttccgagttatatgaataacaaaataaaacttgtaaaatttgtgttattatgatatatcacgaaataattacatgcatgttaatatttctggtcctaaagtgttttaggatttttgggttaatttttcggatttttattgttcatatataataataatgacatttaaatgtgattttatgagtaaaaatgtcatttttggtcgaaaattagctatacttcgaattttaagttgatctttggatatgttatcacatatattattttgagataacctgtaatttttcataatttttacacttgttatgctcgaaaaatgaatttttcattattaaattcggatttaagagaaaaataggttaatatgagttaaatttcgaatctggtcataggaaatttatatgttgtcacatgcaattttacaagatgtgtgtaaaataattggctataaagaagtcttttagcatgatttatgaatttttgaagaaaaatggcataaatagtgacattattagttgaaaattaataaaacatattctatgacttaggaaaaacgtttaatgttgcattttattatatttttcagatctaaaattgaaaatttaatgaaaataatttttccatgtttttatgattattttattaaatatcgataaaccgcaacattgtttttccgaaaaatttttgaaatttttaacctaagattttgaacattatgagtgtcatggaatttttccagaatgttcatgaatttaaatttcaaattttgaatttatttgaaatttttggatttatttgaagtttaatagcttatttttgtaattttggtccatttatgaacaaatttgtaaataaaagttaattatggtcaaattactagtgaagactatattttgagtcctaagtggttagggtaattaactagtgcataaatatgagtttatgcatatttgtgattataaaatgttgaaatcacgcaaatccgtaaaaaccgagtaatatacgatattggcaatttaaaggcgatttagcataaaaaattgagcatgttcatacatattataatgctgcattttcttatgattgtcataattttaatttatgtaattttgaattatgtaattttacttagtatggccttagattttaattggtatttcccgaaatgtatgggaatatcgattcggttgtaatttttattgtgatctcgtatcaccgttttgtaatatttaatagatttattttattttagttacaaatgtataataggaaattatgtaatttattatgtaattttattcattccgtagttccaaaagacggatttcttcaagaatggcgatacataaagacggtgttacctcgagatgcgtgtcacaaccgatgttcaagggaccaatggagttggtttccgaatatgtaatagattaatagtttttctattttaggaaaggccatactaggatttatttatctttatgcttgcattttattttatgtcacatgcatcgctaaatcgccataactaaacatgcattgtctttttatcgagtttatcgaccgtgtcgattcgaattatcgtagttcaccg
It includes:
- the LOC141593144 gene encoding serine/threonine-protein kinase RUNKEL-like, translated to MSLVPAEVAVDIVGGWIHKMMLQVRILHALEHPNVLKFYAWYETSAHLWLVLEYCVGGDLMSLLRQDVQLPEDSIHDLACDIVELSL